The following coding sequences are from one uncultured Cohaesibacter sp. window:
- the guaB gene encoding IMP dehydrogenase: MATIIQPSTGQEALTFDDVLLQPDHSVVMPGQVNITTNLTKEITLNLPLLSSAMDTVTEAKMAIAMAQAGGMGVIHKNLSNEEQAEQVRQVKKFESGMVVNPLTITPDYTVAEAKALTKKHGFSGVPVVEGTKESGTKGGRLVGILTHRDLRFASDPEQRVYELMTRDNLVTVTEQVSQEEAKRLLHQHRIEKLLVVDDKFRCVGLITVKDIEKSRLNPNACKDAQGRLRAAAACSVGDDGYERAMALIDAEVDALVIDTAHGHSQGVLDSVTRIKNASNGVQVIAGNVATADATKALIDAGADAVKVGIGPGSICTTRIVAGVGVPQLTAVMDCAAAAAEQGIPTIADGGIKFSGDLAKALAGGAQVAMVGSLLAGTDESPGEVYLYQGRSFKSYRGMGSVGAMARGSADRYFQAEVRDTLKLVPEGVEGQVPYKGSASAVLHQLAGGLKAAMGYTGSANLEEFRNRAKFVRISSASLRESHAHDVTITRESPNYGTTV, encoded by the coding sequence ATGGCCACAATAATACAACCTTCTACCGGTCAAGAGGCGTTGACCTTTGACGACGTTCTGCTGCAGCCAGATCATTCCGTTGTCATGCCCGGTCAGGTGAATATAACCACAAACCTGACTAAGGAAATCACGCTCAATTTGCCGTTGCTATCGTCAGCAATGGATACCGTTACGGAAGCCAAAATGGCTATCGCCATGGCGCAGGCGGGCGGTATGGGTGTAATCCATAAGAACCTTAGCAATGAAGAACAGGCCGAGCAGGTCCGCCAGGTCAAGAAGTTCGAGAGCGGTATGGTTGTCAACCCGCTGACAATTACGCCCGACTATACAGTTGCTGAAGCCAAGGCATTGACTAAGAAACATGGATTTTCTGGTGTTCCTGTCGTTGAGGGCACCAAGGAGTCTGGCACCAAAGGTGGCCGGCTTGTTGGTATTCTGACACACCGTGATCTTCGTTTCGCATCCGATCCGGAACAGCGCGTTTATGAACTCATGACCCGCGACAATCTGGTAACGGTTACCGAGCAAGTCAGTCAGGAAGAAGCAAAACGTTTGTTGCATCAGCATCGCATTGAAAAATTGCTTGTCGTTGATGACAAGTTCCGCTGCGTTGGCTTGATCACTGTGAAAGATATTGAAAAGTCCAGATTGAACCCGAACGCCTGTAAGGATGCACAGGGCCGCTTGCGTGCGGCTGCTGCTTGCTCTGTTGGTGATGATGGCTATGAACGCGCAATGGCATTGATCGATGCCGAGGTCGACGCTCTCGTCATCGATACGGCCCATGGGCATAGCCAAGGCGTTCTTGATTCCGTGACCCGGATCAAGAATGCAAGCAACGGTGTGCAGGTGATTGCTGGTAACGTTGCCACAGCCGACGCGACCAAGGCTTTGATTGATGCAGGAGCGGATGCGGTCAAGGTTGGTATCGGGCCGGGTTCGATCTGTACCACTCGTATCGTTGCCGGTGTTGGCGTTCCCCAGTTGACGGCGGTTATGGACTGTGCAGCAGCTGCTGCGGAGCAGGGCATTCCGACAATCGCTGATGGTGGCATTAAATTCTCTGGCGACCTTGCCAAGGCTTTGGCTGGTGGCGCACAGGTGGCCATGGTCGGCTCGTTGCTGGCTGGCACGGATGAAAGCCCCGGAGAGGTTTACCTCTATCAGGGTCGTTCTTTCAAATCCTATCGCGGTATGGGCTCCGTTGGTGCCATGGCGCGCGGCTCGGCAGACCGTTACTTCCAGGCGGAAGTGCGCGACACGCTGAAGCTGGTACCGGAAGGCGTTGAAGGTCAGGTGCCTTATAAAGGCTCTGCATCAGCTGTTCTGCATCAGCTGGCCGGTGGTCTTAAGGCTGCTATGGGTTACACCGGGTCTGCCAATCTGGAAGAATTCCGCAATCGTGCCAAGTTTGTTCGCATCTCATCGGCTTCCCTTCGCGAAAGTCACGCCCATGATGTTACGATCACAAGAGAAAGCCCGAACTACGGAACGACTGTTTGA
- a CDS encoding acyltransferase family protein, translating into MKKNSSSVRWYGIDFARAVLMILGLFYHAGQFYGTADKWLISSDETSSIASSFSYVIHSFRMEAFYLIAGFFFALVLEKHRANFMRDRIIRVAVPLFAFGLLINPIMHYFVFGYDYISNSDYLLKGEWMAHLWFLGNLTVYSLLSPPVCKLVKTQIKINSKILFVLMVFAVPFVASGMNFVSNRIYSENFAFIATGSFLYYLPFYGLGMVCFYNKDAFFKLLDWRIAAVCLAIALLFFGAIELAHRHSLEIVAKILYYLLRGPMVLFVLASLILIGKKESKIIRSFSDSSYTIYLAHLPLQIFLYMGFFSRVHLGAMTEFCMIIALSYGISYGLHLFVIQKSKLLSFAFNGKTFALKKQASPEQNFAK; encoded by the coding sequence ATGAAAAAGAACAGCTCGTCCGTTCGCTGGTACGGCATCGATTTTGCGCGCGCGGTCTTAATGATCCTGGGGCTCTTCTATCACGCCGGGCAATTTTATGGAACAGCAGACAAATGGTTGATCAGTTCAGACGAGACCAGCTCAATCGCCAGCTCATTCAGCTATGTCATTCATAGCTTCCGTATGGAGGCATTCTACCTGATCGCAGGCTTTTTCTTTGCGTTGGTACTCGAAAAGCACCGTGCCAACTTCATGCGCGACCGAATTATCAGGGTCGCAGTTCCCCTGTTTGCCTTTGGTCTTCTTATAAATCCGATCATGCACTATTTTGTATTCGGATATGACTATATCTCCAATAGCGATTATTTGCTCAAGGGCGAATGGATGGCGCATCTATGGTTTCTTGGTAACCTGACGGTCTACTCTTTGCTATCTCCCCCCGTTTGCAAACTGGTCAAAACCCAAATCAAGATCAATAGCAAAATCCTCTTTGTGCTGATGGTATTTGCCGTGCCTTTTGTTGCATCCGGCATGAATTTTGTTTCCAACAGAATCTATTCGGAAAATTTCGCATTCATCGCTACGGGATCATTCCTCTACTATTTGCCCTTTTACGGGCTCGGCATGGTTTGCTTCTATAACAAGGATGCATTTTTCAAACTGCTGGACTGGAGAATTGCTGCCGTTTGCCTTGCAATCGCATTGCTTTTTTTCGGCGCCATAGAGCTGGCGCATCGGCATTCTTTGGAAATTGTGGCCAAGATACTCTACTATCTTCTTCGCGGCCCCATGGTCTTGTTTGTGCTCGCATCACTCATCTTGATAGGCAAAAAGGAAAGCAAGATCATCCGCAGCTTTTCCGATTCAAGTTACACGATCTATCTGGCCCATTTGCCGCTGCAGATCTTTCTCTATATGGGCTTCTTCAGCCGCGTTCACCTTGGAGCCATGACCGAGTTTTGCATGATCATTGCGCTCTCTTACGGCATTTCCTATGGTCTGCATCTTTTCGTGATTCAGAAAAGCAAACTCCTCAGCTTTGCCTTCAATGGCAAGACATTTGCTTTAAAAAAGCAGGCCTCTCCTGAACAGAATTTCGCAAAATAA